Within the Agromyces atrinae genome, the region CGCCCGCGTCATCCATGTCGATGACGAGCGGATCGCTCTCGTCGGGCACGAACCCCGCGAACGCGCGCGAACCGAAACCGGTCGGCACGCCCGCGCGGCGGAGGAGGTCCTTGTCGGCCGAGGGCAGACCCCACAGGGGCGCGGCCGTCGGGACGGTGTCCTGCACGACGCGCGCACGCTCGAGAGCGGCGTCGCGCGTCACCGTGACGAACGCGCCGACCGCCGGATCGATGCGCTCGATGCGCTCGAGGTAGTGCGCGGTCAGCTCGACGGGGCTCGTCTCGCCGGCCTGCAGCAGTCGCCAGAGTTCGAGTGCGGAGAGATCGTGGAGCTCGCTCATTCCTCGAGACTAACGACGCGGCCGCTCACTAGAGTGATCGTGTGACCGCCTGGATCGTGCGCCACCCGCTCTACGCGGGCTGGGTCTGGAGCGCCCTTCTCGCCATCCTGCTCGTCATCGCCGATGGCTTCGACTGGCCGACGCTCGTCTGGAGCGGCATCCTCATCCTGCTCATCGCTCCGTCGCTCGGGGCGACCGTGCTCTACCTGCTCGCGGCCCCCCGGCGACAGTTCGAGGGCGCCGAATCGATCTTCGGCCACTTCTTCACGCGCTACATCGCACTCATCTTCGCCGTCGTCGCGTGGGGCCTCTCGGTCGTGCTCGGTGCGGCGATCTCGACCTCGATCCAGCTCGTCGCCGAGGGCAAGGAAGACGATGTCGTCGGCATCGGTTTCGAGCTCCTCATGGGCGCCTTCCCCTTCGTCGCGGGGCTCCTGTGGCTCGCGTTCATCTGGCGCTGCGCCTGGTTCCTCGCTCGCGTGCGCGGCTGGAAGCAGATGGCTGATCACCCGGTCCCCGGCCGTTTGCTGCCCGATCGGCCGAACCTCCGCCGCGTCGTCATCGGGCTCGCCCACCCCGCCCTGTTCTTCGTGACCGGCATGGTGTCGAGCCTGCTGCTGCTCGCCATCGGCGCGGACGCGACGATCCTGCTCGACTGACCCGCGCGCAGGAGTGCCGCTCACGCGACGGAGTGCCGTTCGTCGGGCACTCCCCCGCGCGAACGGCACTCCGGCGTGTCAGCTCCGCGGTGTCGCGCGGCGGATGACGAGGTAGCCGGCCGCCAGCAGGACGATCGACAGTCCGAGGAGGAGACCGAAGGCTCCGGCGATGCCGATCGAGCCGAGCCAGCCGAACACCTCGTCCCAGTTGCCCGAGAACGTGAAGTAGGCGATGACGGCGAGCATGAGCACGGCGAAACCGGCGATGAGGGCCAGCATGCCGGGCATCCGCCACCGCATGTACACGGTCGTCACCGCGGCGCCGACGACGAGCACGAAGAGCTGCAGCGAGAACGTCGAGAACAGGTCGACCACGAAGCCGTCGAGTCCGTACCAGAGCGAATCGAACATGTGCGCGCCGACCCACCAGCCGCCGGTCGCCTTCTCGAGCTGCACGAGGAGCGCGATGGCGACGGCGTTCGCCGCCGAGACGAGCACGAAGATGAGCGAGGTGCCGAGCCAGAAGTCGCGCCTCGTCGTGCCGAAGCCGAGGGCGAACTGGAAGGTCAGCCCGATCGCCTGCACGCCGACGACGACCATGTACCACTGCGGTGAGACGACGGCCCAGCTGTAGCGCATGTTCTCGAGATCGTCGGGCGTCGCCCCGGCGCTCCTCATGATGATGGCGATCGTGATGGTGACGAGCGAGGCGAGCCCGACGATCGCCCACGGGATTCCGATGAAGATCGAGGGGTTCGCGAGGTGCAGCCGGACGATCCTCCAGAGGCGATGGAACGTTCCGGTGGAGCCGGGTGCGGCGAACGCGGCCGGGGCCGTTGCGGTGGTCATGCGGAAACCTCCTGTGCGGTGTCGGCGCCGAGGTCCGCGCCGGTCAGGTGAACGATGAGCTGCTGCAGCGAGACGGGTCCGAGTTCGAGCCCGAGGTCGCTCGCGCGTCGACGGTCGGCGGCGGAGAGCGCGCCCTCGACCGTGACCGAGGCGAGCCCGCCGAGGCCGTCGCGCCCGATGATCCGGCGTCCGTCGACGAACGATTCGACGGCGGCACGCGTGCCGGCCACGGTCGTCGCGGTGCCGCGCACCTCGTCGGCGGGAGCATCGATGAGCACGCGGCCCTGGTCGATGAGGATGACGTGCTCGAGGAGGTTCGAGACCTCGTCGATCAGGTGCGTCGACAGCACGATCGTTCGGGGGTGCTCGGCGTAGTCCGCGAGAAGGCGGTCGTAGAAGATGTGGCGGGCGACCGCGTCGAGCCCGAGGTACGGCTCGTCGAAGAAGGTCAGCGGCGCACGTGAGGCGAGGCCCACGATGACGCCGACGGCGCTCAGCTGCCCCCGCGAGAGCTTCTTGATCGGGCGGCTCACGGGAAGTCGGAACTCGGCGATCAGTTCGTCGGCGAGCTCCTGGTTCCAGTTCTCGAAGAACCACGGCGCCGACGCGAAGACGTGCGACGGGCGGAAGCCGTCGGGGTACTTCTGCGACTCGGCGATGAAGCAGATGCGCCGCAGCACGTCGGCGTGCTCGGCCGGTGCCGAGCCGAAGACCTCGAGCGAGCCGCCGTCGGGGAAGATCTGCCCCGTGAGCAACTGCATGATGGTGGTCTTTCCGGCGCCGTTGCGGCCGAGGAGACCGTAGATACCGTTCTCCTCGAGGTGGAAGTCGATGCCGTCGATGGCCGTGAACGACCCGTAGGTCTTCGTCAGGCCGACGACGCGAGCGACGGGCTGCGTGGTCATTCGGATGCTCCTTCGGTGCGGATCATGTCGATCAGTCGATCGGTGGTGAGCCCGAGCTTCGCCGCTTCGGCGAGCAGTGGGCCGATGAATTCGGCGGAGAACTCCGCCGTGCGACGCGCGACGAGGACGTCGCGGGCTCCGGTGGCGACGAACATGCCGATTCCCCGTCTCTTGTAGATGATTCCGTCGTCGACGAGGCGGTTGACGCCCTTGCCCGCCGTCGCCGGATTGATGCGGTAAAAAGCCGCGAATTCTGTTGTCGACGGCACCTGGCCCTCTTCGGGCAGCGCTCCGTCGATGATGTCGTTCTCGATCAGCTCTGCGATCTGCAGGAAGATCGGCCGAGAGTCATCCATGTCACCTCGGTTCGTTGGTTAGTTACTTATGTAACTAACCAACCAGCTTGCGGCGCGCCTGTCAACCCCTCACTCCGAGACGGATCGGAGAGGGGCGGCGGATGACGGTCGCGAGCGCTACTTGAGAGAGCGCTGCAGCATGACCGTGCCGAGCCAGCGCTCGAACTTGTAGCCCACGCGGCCCATGCGTCCGACCTCGGTGAAGCCGAACTTCTCGTGCAGGGCGACCGACGACTCGGCGCCCTGGTCGGCGATGACCGCGATCATCTCTTTGAGACCGGCGGCCTTCGAGCGGTCGATGAGTTCGCCGAGCAGCACGCGACCGAGACCCTTGCCCGTGGCGGCTGGGCCGAGGTAGATCGAGTTCTCGACCGTGAACCGATAGGCGCGCTTCTGCTTCCACGGCGACACGAGCGCGTAGCCGAGGAGCTGCCCGCTCGGCGCCTCGGCGACGATGAAGGGCATTCCGAGCTTCTGGAGGTAGGTGAACTTCGACTTCCACTCGCGCAGGCTCTTCCGGTCCTCGTCGAATGTGACCGTCGAGTTGGCGACGTAGTAGTTGTAGATCTCACGCACGGCCGGCATGTCGGCGAGCACGGCGTCGCGGAGTTCGTACGAGAAGGGCGCCTCGGGCGCGGGAGCCTTCCGCAGGTGGGGCGGCAGTTCCCGGCGCGGCTGGTATTCCTCCTCGAGCATGGCGACAGCCTAGGCGATGTCGAGGCTCAGACGACGCGCCACTCGACGGGCTCGGCCCCCTGGGCGACGAGCATCTCGTTCGCCCGGCTGAACGGAGCCGACCCGAAGAATCCTCGTCGCGCCGACAGCGGACTCGGATGCGCCGACTCGATGACCGCGACGTCGCCGAGCAACGGTCGCGTCGCCGCGGCATCCTTGCCCCAGAGGATCGCGACGAGAGGCCCGCCGCGCTCGGCGAGAGCTCCGATCGCGGCCGCGGTGATCGACTCCCAGCCGACACGGCGGTGCGAGGCGGCCGCACCCGGCCGCACTGTGAGCACGCGGTTGAGCAGTAGCACCCCCGAGGCCTCCCACGAGCTGAGGTCGCCGTGCGGCGCCGGCTCGATGCCGAGATCGTCGTTCAATTCGCGGTAGATGTTCTGCAGACTCCGCGGCAGCGGGCGCACATCGCGATCGACGGCGAACGAGAGTCCGATCGGGTGTCCCGGGGTCGGGTACGGGTCCTGACCGACGATGAGGACGCGCACGGCGTCGAGCGGCTGCGTGAACGCCCGCAGCACGCGCCCGCCCTCCGGCAGATATCCGCGACCGGCGGCCGTCTCCGCGCGCAGGAAGTCGCCGAGCGCGGCGAGCTCCCCCGCGACCGGGGTGAGTGCGGGCACCCAGCTCTCGTGCACGACGCCGTCGCGCGCGAGTCGATCGAGGTCCGTCGGCATGTCAGGCGCCGAGTGTGCGGACCAGGACGCCGTCCTCCGTGCGGCGAACGCTCCACACGTTGCCCGCGCCCTCGACGCGGAGCCCCTGCTCGCCCACGACGAACGCGGTGTCCTCGTCGATCGCGACTCCGCCGTCGACGAGGCCGGCCTCCGTCGCGGCGAGGAGGCGCGCGAGCGTGCCCCACTGCGCCGCGTGCACCTCGATCGTGAGGTCGACGAGGCCGAGGCCCGCCTCGACCGCGACGTCGTCGAGGCCCTCCCCCGCGTCCTCCGCGCACACCGGAACGTCGCCGATGCGCCAGCCGCCGACGAGCGCGCGCTCGGCGGCGATCGCGGCGCCGGCCGAGAAGCCGAGATAGGGCAGACCGGATGCCGCAAGCCGGCGGATCTCTCCGGCGATGGGCTGCACCGCGGCGAGGTAGTCGGGGGTCGTGCCGCCGCCGATGACGAGGCCGTGCGCTCCGGCGAGGTGTGTGGATTCGAACGTCTGGCCCGGGCTCACGCGCGTGATCGTCACGGCGAAACCGTCGCCGTCGCGGAGAAGCGCACGGTAGCGGTCCGCGTAGTCGTTCTCCTCGGGGCTGTCGCCGCCGACGAGGAGCACGACGATGCTCGTGGCCTCAGCCGATTCGCGTGCGGCTCCGGCCGTCGCCTCGTCGAGAAAGGGACCGAAGACGGCCGTGGTCTGGGCGGGGCTCCAGCCACCGCCGACGAGGTGAATGCTCATGCATCGAGCGTATCGCGGGGCTCGACGGGGCCGGACTCGGGGCGGTCGTCCGACTGCCCCGCCGCACGGTCGCGCTTGGCGTGCGACAGGCGCTCGTTGAGGATCGAGATCACCGTGGCGCTCGCGACACCGACGATCGCGATGCCGCCGACCATCAAGAGCACCGAGAGCAGGCGGCCCATGATCGTGACCGGGTAGAGGTCGCCGTAGCCGACGGTCGCGATCGTGACGCACGCCCACCAGAGCGCGTCGCCGAAGTTCGTGATGTTCGCGTCCGGAGCTCCTCGCTCCGCCTGCAGCACGGCGAGCGAGATCGAGTAGACGAACAGCAGCACGAAGATGAGCGCGTAGGCGACGAACTGCACGCGGGTCGACGAGGCGGTGCGCGAACGGAAGTAGGGGATCTCCTTGAGGAGCGTCATCAGCCGGAACGGTCGGAAGACGGGGAAGATCACCGAGAGCAGGTCGGGGACGTTCTGGCGCACGAACTGGCCGCGGTGGCGGCTCGCGACGAGCCGGACGACGTAGTCGACGAGGAAGCTCAGCCACACGACGACGAGCGTGAGCCGGAGCACGTGCATGGCCTGGGGCGGGAGCGACTCGTCGATCACGTACAGGGTCCACGCGACGATGAACACGAGCGAGAGTCCGAGGAGCGGCAGCGCCGTCCACTTCTCCCACCGCTGACGCGGGCTCATGCCCCTGCCGATCTCAGCGGTCCGCGCGCGAGGAGATGCGGCGCGGCCTGGGCGACGGGCTTCAGCACGATGAGGTCCTGATTGACGTGGGCGGGCTTCTCGACGGCGTCGACGATGACGTCGGCGACGTCGACCGCCGTGAGCGGGGCCTCGACGCCGTCGTACACCGCAGCGGCCTTCGCCGCGTCGCCGCCGAAGCGCACGAGCGAGAACTCCTCGGTGTGCACGAGCCCCGGCGCGACCTCGATGACACGGATCGGCTCGCCGCTCAGCTCGAGGCGCAGCACCTCCATGAGGGCGTGGGCCGCGAACTTCGCGGCGTTGTATCCGCCGCCGCCGATGTAGGCAACGTGCCCGGCGATCGAGGTGACCGTGACGATGTCGGCGCCGCCGCTCTCGGTCGCCCCGAGACGGAGCAGGGGCAGCAGCGCGCTCGTGACGCGCTTCACGCCGATGACGTTGACCTCGAACATCCACGCCCAGTCCTCGACGCTCGCCGTCTCGACGGACTCGATGCCCTTGGCCCCACCGGCGTTGTTGATGAGGGTGTGCACGGGGCCCGACTCCGCGAGGAAGACGCGGAGGGCCTCGACGTCGGCCTCGACGGTCACGTCGGCGACGAACGGGGTCGCGCCGGTCTCCGCGGCGAGCGCGTCGAGTCGATCAGCGCGACGCGCGACCGCGACGACGTCCCAGCCGTCGTTCCGCAGACGGCGGACGGTCGCCGCCCCGATGCCCGAACTTGCCCCTGTGACGACCGCGCGACGTGAACCCATGGCTCCATTGTGGGGCAGAGTGTTGCGACAATGGGGTCATGATCCAGGCGAAGGCACCGACGCGACGCCGCGTCCCCCTCTGGGACAACGCCCGGTGGATCGCGATCACCCTCGTCGTCATCGGGCACGGCATCCTCCCCCTCATCGCCGAGTCCGACCCGGCCTACAGCGCCTACCTCGTGATCTACTCGTTCCACGTCGCCGTCTTCGTCATGGTCAGCGGGTACTTCGCGAAGTCGGGGCCGCCGAACGCGCGGGCCCTCACGCGCATCCTGACCGACGTGATCTTCCCGTACATCATCTTCGAGACGATCTGGACCGTCATCCGCTGGCTCCTCGGCGGCAACCTCGACTTCGACTACTCGACCGCGAGCTGGACACTGTGGTTCCTCCTCGCCCTCGCGATCTGGCGCATCACGCTGCCGTACCTCGTGCTCCTTCGTCATCCGCTGCTCATCTCGATCGTGCTGTCGGTCGGCGCTGGCTACGTCGAGTCGATCGACTCGACGTTCGCGCTCTCACGCGCTTTCGGGATGCTGCCGTTCTTCGTCTTCGGCTGGCAGGTGCGTCAGTGGCAGATCACCGGCCGGTGGCTCGAAC harbors:
- a CDS encoding ABC transporter ATP-binding protein produces the protein MTTQPVARVVGLTKTYGSFTAIDGIDFHLEENGIYGLLGRNGAGKTTIMQLLTGQIFPDGGSLEVFGSAPAEHADVLRRICFIAESQKYPDGFRPSHVFASAPWFFENWNQELADELIAEFRLPVSRPIKKLSRGQLSAVGVIVGLASRAPLTFFDEPYLGLDAVARHIFYDRLLADYAEHPRTIVLSTHLIDEVSNLLEHVILIDQGRVLIDAPADEVRGTATTVAGTRAAVESFVDGRRIIGRDGLGGLASVTVEGALSAADRRRASDLGLELGPVSLQQLIVHLTGADLGADTAQEVSA
- a CDS encoding GntR family transcriptional regulator, which gives rise to MDDSRPIFLQIAELIENDIIDGALPEEGQVPSTTEFAAFYRINPATAGKGVNRLVDDGIIYKRRGIGMFVATGARDVLVARRTAEFSAEFIGPLLAEAAKLGLTTDRLIDMIRTEGASE
- a CDS encoding GNAT family N-acetyltransferase; its protein translation is MLEEEYQPRRELPPHLRKAPAPEAPFSYELRDAVLADMPAVREIYNYYVANSTVTFDEDRKSLREWKSKFTYLQKLGMPFIVAEAPSGQLLGYALVSPWKQKRAYRFTVENSIYLGPAATGKGLGRVLLGELIDRSKAAGLKEMIAVIADQGAESSVALHEKFGFTEVGRMGRVGYKFERWLGTVMLQRSLK
- a CDS encoding uracil-DNA glycosylase, with amino-acid sequence MPTDLDRLARDGVVHESWVPALTPVAGELAALGDFLRAETAAGRGYLPEGGRVLRAFTQPLDAVRVLIVGQDPYPTPGHPIGLSFAVDRDVRPLPRSLQNIYRELNDDLGIEPAPHGDLSSWEASGVLLLNRVLTVRPGAAASHRRVGWESITAAAIGALAERGGPLVAILWGKDAAATRPLLGDVAVIESAHPSPLSARRGFFGSAPFSRANEMLVAQGAEPVEWRVV
- a CDS encoding Type 1 glutamine amidotransferase-like domain-containing protein; protein product: MSIHLVGGGWSPAQTTAVFGPFLDEATAGAARESAEATSIVVLLVGGDSPEENDYADRYRALLRDGDGFAVTITRVSPGQTFESTHLAGAHGLVIGGGTTPDYLAAVQPIAGEIRRLAASGLPYLGFSAGAAIAAERALVGGWRIGDVPVCAEDAGEGLDDVAVEAGLGLVDLTIEVHAAQWGTLARLLAATEAGLVDGGVAIDEDTAFVVGEQGLRVEGAGNVWSVRRTEDGVLVRTLGA
- a CDS encoding potassium channel family protein, translating into MSPRQRWEKWTALPLLGLSLVFIVAWTLYVIDESLPPQAMHVLRLTLVVVWLSFLVDYVVRLVASRHRGQFVRQNVPDLLSVIFPVFRPFRLMTLLKEIPYFRSRTASSTRVQFVAYALIFVLLFVYSISLAVLQAERGAPDANITNFGDALWWACVTIATVGYGDLYPVTIMGRLLSVLLMVGGIAIVGVASATVISILNERLSHAKRDRAAGQSDDRPESGPVEPRDTLDA
- a CDS encoding SDR family oxidoreductase — its product is MGSRRAVVTGASSGIGAATVRRLRNDGWDVVAVARRADRLDALAAETGATPFVADVTVEADVEALRVFLAESGPVHTLINNAGGAKGIESVETASVEDWAWMFEVNVIGVKRVTSALLPLLRLGATESGGADIVTVTSIAGHVAYIGGGGYNAAKFAAHALMEVLRLELSGEPIRVIEVAPGLVHTEEFSLVRFGGDAAKAAAVYDGVEAPLTAVDVADVIVDAVEKPAHVNQDLIVLKPVAQAAPHLLARGPLRSAGA
- a CDS encoding acyltransferase family protein translates to MIQAKAPTRRRVPLWDNARWIAITLVVIGHGILPLIAESDPAYSAYLVIYSFHVAVFVMVSGYFAKSGPPNARALTRILTDVIFPYIIFETIWTVIRWLLGGNLDFDYSTASWTLWFLLALAIWRITLPYLVLLRHPLLISIVLSVGAGYVESIDSTFALSRAFGMLPFFVFGWQVRQWQITGRWLELRSAIAWRWRAGAIALFVVLGIAMPVAIDTWRELKLRRFMLYDESYVSIGYDEPWSGAIRLGLLLLAMVLSLAFLTLMPRGKTAFTAFGAATMYIYMLHTFALYPLRETDVLAGAQPWWTLPAMIVFCVLISVVLSLRPVRRVFRPLVEPRARWMFRREESTPTGTIVLPREN